The Gossypium hirsutum isolate 1008001.06 chromosome A13, Gossypium_hirsutum_v2.1, whole genome shotgun sequence nucleotide sequence TTGATATGCTCATGTAACCGTAACATGTTTGTGTTATTATCATGTGTCGTGTTCTAAACAATGAAAAACCGAGAGAGCTACATCCATACCGAAGTAAACCACAAGCAAAATCTTAAACATTAATGGAGTCCATAGAACAATATGCATTGTCAACAGTAACATTGTATTTTGACTAAGCAATTAAAATCTCAGCATCAAAAGCTGAAACATTCGTACCTATAGGAGTACAAGACCGAGCTCTGATGGTCTCAAAGCATTTCGTATCCGATAATTATACAAGTAGTAGTGAAGTTGCCCATCACCTGGTCCGAATTTTAGTTCTTTGAGGAAAGATTCATTGTGCATGACATCCAGCGCGTTGAAAACGTCAAAATCCTTTCGGTTAGCAACGATGAGTGCATCATTCATCAACTGAAGCAGCGGAGTCTTTGTGGAGACATTATAGTAAGAGTAGGCAGCTTTCAAAATCGAATAGTTTTGGTTGCCGAGTATTGATGATGGCAGTGTGTAGAAACTGCAGAAGTCAGTTATGTCATGTGTCTCTGGGCTCTCTACTAAGTAACTGTCCACGACATCTTCCGTAGGAAGAAGCCAGTGTTGCacatcattctcatcaaaatctGGAGAGACAACGAACTGACTCAAGTAGTTTCTGAGCAACCTAGTAACAGCCGAGACATCACGAAGCTCCATTTTTCTGAATCCAGGGGTGACAGGAGAATCAGGCAACTTATAAAGTTTAATAGTTCGACTCATAGTCATCCGAGCCCCGAGCCTCGAAAAGCCAACTTCAATAAGCTTCTTGGGGTTCAATGACCTATGCCAGTACTGGCAAGTAGTAATCGGTGTCGGAAGAACAACTCCGGCTGTATAAGCTGCCTGCCAAATATTCTCCAAATGAACTCTCCTAGTAACCTCCTTAATCATCACTGGTGCAAGTCTTTTTGATCTCAGCTTTTTATGAACACATAAGAAATTGATCTCAGCCATCTTCACAATCTCATTACGCACCCTTATCCTAGCAGGGACGCCAGTAATGAAAGCAACAAGCTTCTTCGAAGCCTTAGCTCGGACACCAATGTGCCAGCTCTTGTAATAACCAGGAGGACGTAAAGCCCACCTAAGAAACTCCTTGGAATAATTGAACCTAAACAAATTCTCATCATCTTCAACATAGTTGTTCTTCAAAAGAATGTAAACCTCGGTACAAGTCTCTTCCGAGTCCATATCGCATGTGGTCCATTCATACGGACTCGGGAGGTTATAAGGTTCCTGTTTGACTTCGGACAAAGGAGTTGGCAGCTCGATAGATCCGTCGGGTAAACTAGTGTCCCCAACATCCTTAAATTGACCAACAGgctgagtttcccaaaacttaTGCCTCTTTACTGAGGACATTGAATCCTGAAACCTTCGAACTATGGATTCTAATGAGCTATCATCATTGGAAAATGGGTTAGCCTCAGGATTCGGATCCGGGTTTTCTTTCGATGATCCGGGTGGTGGATTACCATCAGTCATTTCAAGCAATCAATTAATTTCAGCTCTATTCTCAAAATAAACCTGAACCAGTCGaaatcatattatattatatccACTTCAAAAATCAAAACAAGAATATAACAATCTCTAAATTTTAACTtctatcaaataaatcaaaacgacatcgttttcttTTCCACTAGATGATTAATGAGCTAATGGATCTGCATGATTGAGCTGAAAATATTAGTAGAAATAGAGTAACTTACTGAGATTAGCAGATTCAGGAATCTACTGAATGTTGACTAATTTATTAAGACAGATTTGTGGATGATCTTCGAAGCCGAAGCGATGGACTCTTTATTTGTGTTGAGTTGTTTTATTTAAGGTAAAAGGGAGACGATTTCTAGGGTTTTATTCAACAGAGCGGCATTGAAGATGCCGAAACAGCGAAACTCAATTTGGTTTCTAGTGAAATGGTGACAGTGAAATAAAACAGTATATTTGTTTTCTTGTTATCCAAACAAAATGCGGctctctttttccttttaaaGCTCCGGTGTGAGCCCAAATCGGCCCAAAGGAATCTTGGGCTCCTGGTGTggttaagaaataaattaaaacgaTATAAAtacgagaaaaaaaaataatataatagatacAGTAATCATTATTTTGCCTCTATCTCGTCTCGGTAAAATATATTTTCTCGATCAAATAAGAtttaagtaaattattaaaagagttatttttatttgcctcatgttatattttagtcacttatgtttgaaatgttacattttagttatttacattattgttttgttacgaaatgATTACTCTGCAGTTAAGATCTGTTACCTCCAAAATGACAGTCTGACATTACAgttaaaatggattttaaatgcCAACGTGGATGTCCAACTGGGAtggaaaaagttaaattttttttattaaaatagaatataaaattttgctcaattgagttttttttttgttaccatcaaataagagaAGAAGAAATGGACGCACCAACCTCTATAACTATTTGCTATTGTGGTTGCCTAGCTATGTTTAGAACTTCATGATCGAATGAAAATCCAGGTAGGAGATTTTTCTGGGAATGAAAGAAGGCATTGTTGCCATTTTTTCTATTGATTTGATCCACCTATGTCACCTCGTGCAAAGGTGGCACTTGTTGGACTGTTAAGGAAAGTGAGAAACTTAGGGAGGgcgaaaagaaaggagagaatgaTTTGGATTGTTGTAATAGTTGTATTTCTTGTATTGCATTGAGTATGTAGAGTTTAGAGGATGAATTAAGGTTACGTTTAAGAATAAATTGTTGCTTTAGGGATTATGggtatatttattttcaattgttgCGAGAGTGCAAAAAAATGAGAAtgatttagattatttttatttttttatcgttTTGTTCTTTTCTTCTCTGATGGTAACAAAGAAAAAAACTCAACTCgacaaaattttgtattttatttccataaaaaaaatttctcatctcGACTAGACATCCACGTtgatatttaaaactcattttaactaTTACGTTAAACAGTTGTTTGAAAGGTAACAGATCTTAACAGcaaaataacaaacaaaaataattattttaatagtttacctgaAATATACAAAGcacaatttttaactaaaaataaacctcaaatttttttttaaactcactcttatttatatataattaacccaaatacatttaaattcatctagattttttaaattttcttaaaaatgctttttaatattcagtaattttatatttttaattaaattttaaacatttaaaaattgaCACGCATTAAGATATTTaattcacataaaataatataaaattcaaaaacaaaagggACTAGAATCCTAGAAGTTGGAGCTTAAGCTcaacaatttattaattaaaaatagatactATAAAATAGGTCACACTGTTTAAGGGAAAGTGAAACAAAAGAATATAAATTtcctaaaaatgaaaaagaaaaaaggaaagtaTGAACAAAGTGACACGAATAGAGTAAGTAAAGCAATTTACAATGCCATAAAAAGTTTCAAAACGTCAAGAAAAGTGTACCAGATGACCAAGAAAACCATAATCTTATAAAAGATGAAAAGGAAAACAGCGAGTTTAGAAAATAAGCCATACCACTCTTCTACCCTTCTTCAcaggccttttttttttttttcatcaatgGAGAAATTTTAATGCTTTGGGTGCCACCATGTCCAACCAAATCAGGAGATCCAAGTCACAAGTTTCTTGAAAACTCAACTCCCCCAAGGATACCTACTCCGTTTCCGGGTTCAAAAACAGTTTAATAATGGATTCTCTCGTCACTTCCGAACTGCAGGCCCTCCATACCTTTGAGGGCAGCTTCGTAGTTCTTGGCATGAGAGGTGTTTCTCATGGACGAGGCCCGCTTAGGGTCAGAAGATTCAACGGGGCTTTGTCGGCTTGAGTTTCTGTTCAAACCTCCATGGCTAGCATCGGTTGTACGAGAACGTTGGGGGTCGGCCTCGCTACCAGCAAAAGCTTCACGGCTACCAGCAATGTGCCTTGAAGAGGATCCACCGGATTGCCCCATATACTTGTTGCCAGTAAAATTCAAATTAGCAGCAAAAGATAAGAATGAAatagaatatacatatataaatgccTACATATATATAAGCTTTTAGATTAATATTGATCATCCCATGTATCTGCAGATACATCCTAAATGAAAAGGAAGCAAGACAGTAACTAGAATCTACACTAGTAATACAAGTgcatataatcataaaataaaaataccataGCGTCTTTAGTAATTGCAGGATCATTTGCAACTGGACCTTTCTGCTTTGCGTGACTTCCGGAATTCAAGGGTCCTGATGTTTTCCGCCGAGATGAATTCATAGATGACAAACCAGCTGCTCGCAGGTTATCACCGGCTGCAGCCAAGAGATACAAATggtataactcaaaacataactTGACATTTCAACTTAAAGAAATGGTTCAAGACAATTCTTATACTTACACACCAAATGCATTTTTGTATTAAATATCAGATAAAgttataaaattcaattttggaaTACGGAAGGGTGTCAGAAACAAAAGGTTATAAAATTCAAAACATCGTAAGCACTGCTATTTAAAATACTCAATTGTATAAAAGGAACAACAGTTACCTGCTTGTCGGTCAGCATTGGCAAAAGCAGGGGGCATGGCAGCACTTGTTCCAGCACCGGGGCCCTACCAGAGACAAGCATTAGAAAAGATACATTCCATACAGCTTAATAACAGGAGCAAAACATCCTACTAAGTACTCACAAGGGCTCGAGCTGGAGGAGTGGTCAGCTGTGATTGCTGATACTTCAAAATGGTCCAATCAAAGACATAATCGAACTGGAAGCCTGTTTAGTAAGGATCAACAAGAACAAAGAGATGTGACACTACTGTGATCTATGGAAATAATACAAGTTGACAGTATGGATTGTTAAAAACGCAAATTCAAACCTTCACGAATAAAGAGATCACGAAAGATTCTTTTGAGATAAGAATAGTCTGGCTTATCATCAAATCTTAGTGAACGGCAATAATGGAAGTATGATGCAAATTCTGTTGGATAACCTCGACATAAGGCCTGAAAAGCGCATCTATCTTTagtcataatttttttaacacaaaatcaGAAGCTCCAAGACACATGAACATCTTCCGAATATCTCATTCCCTTTACAGAAACCTAATGCAATTGCAAGATTTACAGACATCCTTACCTCAATTGAAGTAGAAACCTTCTTCTCActaattttctcatacttctgTTTCTTTGTTCCAGCTTTCAGACCTTGCCAAGGAAGACTGTTAAAAGAGGAGACACCAAAAATGATAACTATTATGAAATACACACAAGACAAAAAGGAAAGTACTATAGGTAACAAGAATTCACCTTCCTCTTAGGAAGTACATAAGCACGTATCCAAGAGACTCCAAATCATCCCTACGGCTTTGCTCTACATGGAATAGGACAGATAATCAAAACTGAGAAGGCTTGAAAGATCCAGACATTAAAGAAATTACATCAGAATAAAATTGACCACACATACCGATGCCCAAGTGTGTGTTCATGCTTGCATATCTTGCAGTTCCAGTCAGATTCTTATTCTCCCTGAAATGGACATGAccaagtaatatatatatatggtttcacaaGTGCACCACAAACTATGAAGAAATAAATCagtaaaatgaaaattgaaagatAGACTCTTATTCTCCCTGAAATAGACATGAccaagtaaaatatatatatgtatgtatgatgCATCAACATTGCCACCACAGGTAATAACAATTACCCtcatgacaattcatcaaaattcTTTATTTTGGAAACTCCAATACAAGCCATACTAAAAGATTATAGCCATAAGTTAAAATGTTTTAACCAAGCTGGGGAAATTTCATAACTCAGAACACAAAACAGACCAGAGAACCGAACATGTATCAACTAATTTTGAGACAGAATatggaccaaaattgaaatgtaAATCAGGTAAATGCCTCAGGTAAaagcttgataaatttaaattcatcAGCAAAAACTCTCCCTTAATTGAGTTTAATATCATTtctctatcaatattttcatgtCAAAACATTATATAGTAAGTTGCACATGCCatttatcaaaatcacaaaaGAAATATGGAATCCATCAAAATCACATCTTCTAAAAGAGGATGCACCTTCACTATAATAACCAGTCAATGATGAAAAACATGGGAATCTCAAAGTAGATTCAGCTCAGATTACACTAACCGTAttagttttttcttttcatttttagaaaTGGGGGGGGGGATTGGGAACAAACCAGGATTTTTAACCTGCACGTATAATACAATACATCACATTATGCAAAGTTCTCTCACCTGTAAGGAATGTGTTGATGTGAACTGTCTCTATATTTCTTAGCAAGACCAAAGTCAATCATATagacctatgtgaaaatgaaAAGCAATGGCACATTAGATTTTCCTGCAACatataaaagaaggaagaaaaagaacacataaaacataataatattttgagCAGAAAGCAGAAACCTGATTTGCACGCCTTCCCAAGCCCATAATAAAATTGTCTGGCTTGATATCCCGATGTagaaatgattttgaatgaacaAATTCAACACGATTGAtctgagaaaaaaaaatagaattaagtgACAAGAAAGTAAAGGAAGAGGAACTGAAGTAACCAATCTATGGAATTCTAAAAAGCTACCATTTGATCAGCAAGCATGAGAACTGACTTCAATGAGAGTTTCCTACTGCAGAAATTAAATAGATCTTCAAGACTAGGTCCAAGTAAATCCATAACCATAACATTATAGTCTCCCTCAACTCCAAACCATCTAACATTTGGAATCCCAGCTGACAAGTAAAAGATAAGATAGGGAAAGTTAATATTTGCAGGCATAAGAAACAAAAGGATAAgtaaatatgaaatttgaaaaaacaaCCAAAGGTTGAAACACGAGCTTtatgttcttaaaaaaatgaaactagaAGTATCATTACTTCCTCCCTGCAGGATCCTGTATAACTTCGATTCATATAACAATTGAGGATGCTTTGTCTTCACATTTTCCTGTTCATTAAAGAAAAGGTCATTAATTCCCTTATGTACCATAAAgaattaaatatgtttaaaacAACTACAACAAAGGAgaaaattattatcaaatttaacatAAGCAAGCTATTGTTTTACAGAATGTCAAAACTTTAACTGATCGAATCAAATTAATAATTCAAgcagaaaattagtttaataataatgtCAGTCAAATTGAAAGTGGGCCCTTAAAAAGCTTATAAAGTATCATTGATTAATTAAAAGacttcaaatcaaatctcaagaATATAATGAGAATAATGCATATAC carries:
- the LOC107893337 gene encoding glycylpeptide N-tetradecanoyltransferase 1, which codes for MTDGNPPPGSSKENPDPNPEANPFSNDDSSLESIVRRFQDSMSSVKRHKFWETQPVGQFKDVGDTSLPDGSIELPTPLSEVKQEPYNLPSPYEWTTCDMDSEETCTEVYILLKNNYVEDDENLFRFNYSKEFLRWALRPPGYYKSWHIGVRAKASKKLVAFITGVPARIRVRNEIVKMAEINFLCVHKKLRSKRLAPVMIKEVTRRVHLENIWQAAYTAGVVLPTPITTCQYWHRSLNPKKLIEVGFSRLGARMTMSRTIKLYKLPDSPVTPGFRKMELRDVSAVTRLLRNYLSQFVVSPDFDENDVQHWLLPTEDVVDSYLVESPETHDITDFCSFYTLPSSILGNQNYSILKAAYSYYNVSTKTPLLQLMNDALIVANRKDFDVFNALDVMHNESFLKELKFGPGDGQLHYYLYNYRIRNALRPSELGLVLL
- the LOC107893336 gene encoding casein kinase 1-like protein 1, whose protein sequence is MEPRVGNKFRLGRKIGSGSFGEIYLGTNIQTNEEVAIKLENVKTKHPQLLYESKLYRILQGGTGIPNVRWFGVEGDYNVMVMDLLGPSLEDLFNFCSRKLSLKSVLMLADQMINRVEFVHSKSFLHRDIKPDNFIMGLGRRANQVYMIDFGLAKKYRDSSHQHIPYRENKNLTGTARYASMNTHLGIEQSRRDDLESLGYVLMYFLRGSLPWQGLKAGTKKQKYEKISEKKVSTSIEALCRGYPTEFASYFHYCRSLRFDDKPDYSYLKRIFRDLFIREGFQFDYVFDWTILKYQQSQLTTPPARALGPGAGTSAAMPPAFANADRQAAGDNLRAAGLSSMNSSRRKTSGPLNSGSHAKQKGPVANDPAITKDAMYMGQSGGSSSRHIAGSREAFAGSEADPQRSRTTDASHGGLNRNSSRQSPVESSDPKRASSMRNTSHAKNYEAALKGMEGLQFGSDERIHY